The following coding sequences lie in one Cyanobacterium sp. Dongsha4 genomic window:
- a CDS encoding glycosyltransferase family 4 protein, producing the protein MRVLILSEHASLKFGGEAALPLHYFRVLRQRKIDVWMIVHERTKSELSKIFADDLDRIFFIKDSFLHKLLFFLGKPLPSRISYFTFGFLLRILTQVSQKKLAKSLIKKHQIDITHQPIPVSPKEPSMIYDMGVPVIIGPMNGGMNYPEGFKKRESSWINLFVGLGRNFSNFTNTIIPGKLKADLLLVANERTKNALPQCLENKQIIELVENGVDLSIWQQEIETNFHATKKDLQEIKIIYLGRLVSWKGVDLLLVAFKNLITILSEYKITLEIIGDGKEISSLEKQAQSLGLRIDNNDNSVSSKIVFQGQLSQKDCAQHLKSADMMVLPSLYECGGAVVLEAMAMKIPVIATNWGGPADYLDETCGILVSPDSQISFIDNITQAMKKLILDPDLRKSMGEMGYNKVISQFDWEKKVDRILEIYHNVRQKDESKLYYEQTN; encoded by the coding sequence ATGAGAGTTTTAATTCTATCTGAACACGCCTCTCTTAAATTTGGAGGTGAAGCGGCTTTACCATTACACTATTTTAGAGTTTTAAGACAAAGAAAAATAGATGTATGGATGATTGTTCATGAAAGGACAAAGAGTGAATTAAGTAAAATTTTTGCAGATGATTTAGACAGAATATTCTTTATCAAAGATTCATTTTTACACAAATTATTATTCTTTTTAGGTAAACCTTTGCCCTCAAGAATTTCTTATTTTACTTTTGGCTTTTTATTGAGAATACTAACTCAAGTTAGTCAAAAAAAACTGGCAAAATCTTTAATTAAAAAGCATCAAATTGATATTACTCATCAACCTATTCCAGTTTCTCCAAAAGAACCATCTATGATATATGATATGGGAGTACCTGTTATTATTGGTCCGATGAATGGAGGAATGAATTATCCTGAAGGCTTTAAAAAGAGAGAATCATCTTGGATTAATTTATTCGTTGGCTTAGGACGTAATTTTTCTAATTTTACTAATACAATCATTCCGGGTAAATTGAAGGCTGATTTGCTTTTAGTTGCTAATGAAAGAACTAAAAATGCTTTACCCCAATGTCTGGAAAATAAACAGATTATTGAATTAGTTGAAAATGGTGTTGACTTGTCAATTTGGCAACAAGAAATTGAGACAAACTTTCATGCTACAAAAAAAGATTTACAAGAGATAAAAATTATTTATTTAGGAAGATTAGTTTCATGGAAAGGGGTTGATTTACTTTTAGTGGCTTTCAAAAATTTAATTACTATACTTTCAGAATATAAAATAACATTAGAAATTATTGGTGATGGCAAAGAAATATCTAGTTTAGAAAAACAAGCTCAATCTTTAGGATTAAGAATTGATAATAATGATAATTCCGTTTCCAGTAAAATTGTTTTTCAAGGACAATTATCACAAAAAGATTGTGCACAACATTTAAAAAGTGCGGATATGATGGTTTTGCCTAGTCTTTATGAATGTGGTGGAGCAGTTGTTTTAGAAGCAATGGCAATGAAAATTCCTGTTATTGCAACTAATTGGGGCGGTCCTGCCGATTACCTCGATGAAACCTGTGGTATTTTAGTCAGTCCAGATTCCCAAATTTCCTTTATTGATAATATAACTCAAGCCATGAAAAAACTCATTCTTGATCCAGATTTAAGAAAATCTATGGGGGAAATGGGTTATAACAAAGTAATTAGTCAATTTGACTGGGAAAAAAAAGTCGATCGAATTTTAGAAATTTATCACAATGTAAGACAAAAAGATGAGTCAAAATTATATTATGAACAAACAAATTAA
- a CDS encoding DUF3122 domain-containing protein, protein MLYFWQKLTSTLVIIFICLLGLCFFPHNTFALTRQIEEAPQQFLTQSRHTLRDNQGNSWQVVFFQRAKNGEVKTVDLRLVAFPDVVTFKHPQPLKITFNQGKILFAEDKFAEQSPAPNVGEYDFMPIISQLSPTDYIELSLPDDLSLTIPAAIIVEWRSLSDL, encoded by the coding sequence ATGTTGTACTTTTGGCAAAAATTAACTTCTACTTTAGTTATCATTTTTATCTGTTTGCTGGGGTTATGTTTTTTTCCTCATAATACATTTGCTTTGACTCGTCAAATAGAAGAAGCCCCCCAACAATTTTTAACCCAGTCTCGTCATACTTTACGTGATAATCAGGGTAATTCGTGGCAGGTAGTCTTTTTTCAACGTGCGAAAAATGGAGAAGTAAAGACTGTTGATTTACGCTTGGTGGCTTTTCCTGATGTTGTTACTTTTAAGCATCCTCAACCTTTGAAAATAACTTTTAATCAGGGTAAAATTTTATTTGCGGAAGACAAATTTGCAGAGCAATCCCCTGCCCCTAATGTGGGAGAATATGATTTTATGCCGATTATTTCTCAGCTTTCTCCTACCGATTATATAGAGTTGTCTTTACCTGATGATCTTTCTTTGACTATTCCTGCGGCTATAATTGTGGAATGGCGATCGCTGTCTGATTTATAG
- a CDS encoding two-component system response regulator, whose translation MNIPVKIFIIEDEVIAAESLKLDLENLGYQVIGKANSQEKVLPKIKENRPDLILMDIRIKGDIDGIELAKKINQIICVPVIYLTAYADEKTLNRAMETSPYGYIVKPYKTEDLATTIRVALQKYNQINHITHQLTSQQERLNFISKYDELTQLPNQLSLVENFNGILELFYQKLNSQVDLDIDNKSQFIPLLYLNFGRFYLIRDELGQDLANMLFKALVKRLKANLNEDYILTRLDGDDFALIVPPIKTKQIAIDLATNLLEKITPPFIYKQQEIYIDFKIGISLYPIHGENIDQLLYKAKEAVKDLEQNQYKIYSPAFHSFTAKQVSLEAKLHNALNNQELEIYYQPLVEMKTNKIFGAEALLRWNNPEDKYISPEIFIPLAEEIGIIETINDWILNTACEEFNYLHKNFKSDLQLSINLSKRQFDQDYLEQKILKILADNYFNPSLLQIEISENFLVNNHQVASRKLKKLHNIGLKIAIDDFGTGYSSLGYLQNLDFDILKLDRIFINKIENNQKNATITKSLIEMAHELNLKIIAEGVETEPELSFLHKNNCDYYQGYLFSRALPFQQFKELLEINI comes from the coding sequence ATGAACATTCCCGTTAAAATTTTCATCATAGAAGATGAAGTTATTGCCGCTGAGAGTCTTAAGTTGGACTTAGAAAACTTAGGTTATCAAGTAATCGGAAAAGCAAACAGTCAGGAAAAAGTATTACCAAAAATTAAAGAAAATAGACCTGATTTAATTTTAATGGATATAAGAATTAAGGGTGATATTGATGGCATCGAATTGGCAAAAAAAATTAATCAAATCATATGTGTTCCAGTTATTTATTTAACTGCTTATGCTGATGAAAAAACTTTGAATAGGGCAATGGAAACCTCTCCTTATGGCTATATTGTTAAGCCTTATAAAACTGAAGATTTAGCTACAACTATTCGTGTTGCATTACAAAAATATAATCAGATAAATCATATTACCCATCAATTGACATCTCAGCAGGAAAGACTTAATTTTATCTCAAAATATGATGAATTAACTCAATTGCCAAATCAGCTATCTTTGGTGGAAAATTTTAATGGTATTTTAGAGTTATTTTATCAAAAATTAAATTCTCAAGTGGACTTAGATATTGATAACAAATCTCAATTTATTCCTCTACTATATTTGAATTTTGGTCGATTTTATTTAATTCGAGATGAGTTAGGACAAGACCTTGCTAATATGTTATTTAAGGCTTTGGTAAAAAGATTAAAGGCTAACTTAAATGAGGATTATATATTAACAAGATTAGATGGAGATGATTTTGCGTTAATTGTTCCTCCTATCAAAACTAAACAAATAGCAATCGATTTAGCAACTAATTTATTAGAAAAAATCACTCCACCATTTATTTATAAGCAACAGGAAATATATATAGATTTTAAAATAGGAATTAGTTTATATCCTATTCATGGAGAAAATATAGATCAACTGTTATATAAAGCAAAAGAAGCAGTGAAAGATTTGGAACAAAATCAATATAAAATCTACTCTCCTGCTTTTCATAGTTTTACTGCAAAACAGGTAAGTTTAGAGGCAAAATTACACAATGCTTTAAATAATCAAGAATTAGAAATTTATTATCAACCTCTAGTTGAAATGAAAACTAATAAAATTTTTGGTGCTGAGGCTTTGTTGAGATGGAATAATCCTGAAGATAAATACATTTCTCCTGAAATTTTTATTCCTTTAGCAGAAGAGATAGGTATCATTGAAACTATTAATGATTGGATTTTAAATACTGCTTGTGAAGAATTTAATTATCTACATAAAAATTTTAAATCTGATTTACAACTATCTATTAATCTTTCAAAAAGACAGTTTGATCAAGATTATTTAGAACAAAAAATATTAAAAATTCTGGCAGATAATTATTTTAATCCTTCTTTATTACAAATAGAAATAAGTGAAAATTTCTTAGTTAATAATCATCAAGTGGCTTCACGTAAGTTGAAAAAATTGCATAACATAGGTTTAAAAATTGCGATCGATGATTTTGGTACTGGTTATTCTTCTTTGGGATATTTACAGAATTTAGATTTTGATATTTTAAAGCTCGATCGCATCTTTATCAACAAAATTGAAAATAATCAAAAAAATGCCACTATTACAAAATCTTTAATAGAAATGGCTCATGAATTAAACTTAAAAATTATTGCAGAAGGAGTAGAAACAGAGCCAGAACTCTCATTTTTACATAAAAATAACTGCGATTATTATCAAGGTTACTTATTCAGTCGTGCTTTACCCTTCCAGCAATTTAAAGAGTTATTAGAAATTAATATTTAA
- a CDS encoding FdhF/YdeP family oxidoreductase, whose protein sequence is MTKSTNSPSAGGGLPVIQYWLEKSVSPQGVKIWEKLNHKSSCLSCAWGTGGQKGGFVNEAGEYLQRCAKSVEAIASELQEGIKGDFFSQYTIEDLQKLDSQGCDRLGRLTYPVILRKGNSHYERISWQEVYDIATQAFRQPPERVASYSSGRSSNEAAFLLQLMMRANGSNNLADCSDLCHAPSTVGLKEVFGSGTSMVNLESLKQSDCVVLVGSNAPANHPRLMNELIKIRDKGGKVIIINPQIEVGLVKFASPAFPIKSLLKGGSEISTLYLQPIPGSDVAVFVGIQKSLLEQNLVDFDYLKKYTQGWEEIINHAQNTPWQTITNTCGLSKEEIEEVAYTIGSADKVVFAWAMGITHHINGVDNVKSIANTALVTGNAGKVGTGTMPIRGHSNVQGFGSMGVTIRLSEPIKKALTQILNQSLPETKGYDARALITAADEGNIDTLFCLGGNLYAANPDLTQAKRALGNINTIFYVATKPNLGHFHGLAEENTLILPVFNRFENPHATTTESGNNFVRLNESGTTHLTSPETDLISEIELITEIAHRLHGENPLNWRKLQDTSYIRQLIAKAIPGYQKIGEIDQTKTEFTIEGRIFSEPHFNTLSGKAQMQVTPLPVLTIPEQIYFDEDNNKKGIVLILGSGRGYGQHNTVVYKTEDKYRGMPHRHCILMNREDIKKAGFQAHQRVNVKGDGGELMNVEIVAGEILQGVAFMFYPEANVLFKAKIDPRCGTPAYKRVPVFVYK, encoded by the coding sequence ATGACTAAATCAACTAATTCTCCCTCTGCTGGTGGTGGTTTACCCGTTATTCAATATTGGCTAGAAAAAAGTGTTTCTCCTCAAGGGGTTAAAATTTGGGAAAAGTTGAACCATAAAAGTAGTTGTTTGTCCTGTGCTTGGGGTACAGGTGGTCAAAAAGGTGGTTTTGTCAATGAAGCAGGAGAATATTTACAAAGATGTGCTAAAAGTGTAGAAGCGATCGCATCTGAGTTACAAGAAGGGATAAAAGGGGATTTTTTCTCTCAATATACTATAGAAGATTTACAAAAATTAGATTCTCAAGGGTGCGATCGTCTCGGTAGATTAACCTATCCTGTTATTTTAAGAAAGGGAAATAGTCACTATGAAAGAATTAGTTGGCAAGAAGTTTATGACATTGCAACCCAAGCCTTTCGTCAACCCCCGGAAAGAGTAGCTAGTTATAGCTCAGGCAGATCATCTAATGAAGCCGCTTTTCTTTTACAATTGATGATGAGAGCTAATGGTAGTAATAATTTAGCCGACTGTTCCGATTTATGCCATGCCCCTTCAACCGTTGGCTTAAAAGAAGTTTTTGGTAGTGGCACATCAATGGTAAACCTAGAAAGTCTGAAACAATCCGATTGTGTGGTTTTAGTGGGTTCAAACGCACCTGCAAATCATCCTCGCCTCATGAATGAATTAATCAAAATTCGAGACAAAGGCGGTAAAGTTATTATCATTAACCCTCAAATTGAAGTTGGTTTAGTCAAATTTGCTTCTCCTGCTTTTCCCATTAAATCTTTACTTAAAGGGGGTTCAGAAATTTCTACCCTCTATTTACAACCTATCCCCGGCAGTGATGTGGCTGTTTTTGTGGGTATTCAAAAATCCTTACTAGAACAAAATTTAGTTGATTTTGATTATTTGAAAAAATATACCCAAGGTTGGGAAGAAATTATCAATCATGCTCAAAATACCCCTTGGCAAACTATTACTAACACCTGTGGCTTATCAAAAGAAGAAATAGAAGAAGTTGCTTATACCATCGGCAGTGCCGATAAAGTAGTTTTTGCTTGGGCGATGGGCATTACTCACCACATAAATGGAGTTGATAACGTCAAAAGTATTGCCAATACAGCGTTAGTAACAGGCAATGCAGGAAAAGTAGGCACAGGCACAATGCCCATTAGAGGACATTCTAACGTACAGGGATTTGGCTCAATGGGAGTTACCATTAGATTAAGTGAGCCAATAAAAAAAGCCCTAACTCAAATACTCAATCAATCCTTACCAGAAACTAAAGGTTATGATGCCCGTGCTTTAATTACCGCCGCCGATGAAGGAAATATAGATACTCTTTTTTGTTTAGGGGGAAATCTTTATGCCGCTAATCCCGATTTAACTCAAGCAAAACGAGCGTTAGGAAACATTAATACTATTTTTTATGTAGCAACCAAACCCAATCTTGGACATTTTCACGGTTTAGCTGAGGAAAATACCCTTATATTGCCAGTTTTTAACCGTTTTGAAAATCCTCACGCCACCACCACAGAATCAGGAAATAACTTTGTTAGATTAAATGAATCGGGTACAACTCATCTTACTTCCCCCGAAACCGATTTAATCTCCGAAATAGAATTAATTACCGAAATTGCCCACCGTTTACATGGGGAAAATCCTTTAAACTGGCGTAAACTGCAAGATACCAGTTATATTCGTCAATTAATTGCTAAAGCTATTCCGGGTTATCAAAAAATAGGAGAAATTGATCAGACAAAAACTGAATTTACCATTGAAGGGCGCATTTTTTCTGAACCCCATTTCAATACTCTTTCTGGTAAAGCACAAATGCAAGTAACTCCTTTACCAGTCTTAACTATTCCTGAGCAAATATATTTCGATGAGGATAATAATAAAAAAGGAATTGTTTTAATTTTGGGTTCAGGTAGAGGCTATGGACAACATAATACCGTTGTTTATAAAACTGAAGATAAATATCGGGGAATGCCCCATCGTCACTGTATCTTAATGAATAGGGAGGACATTAAAAAAGCTGGTTTTCAAGCCCATCAAAGGGTAAATGTAAAAGGTGATGGAGGAGAGTTAATGAATGTGGAAATAGTTGCAGGAGAAATTTTGCAGGGGGTTGCTTTTATGTTTTATCCTGAAGCAAATGTTTTATTTAAAGCGAAAATTGATCCTCGTTGTGGCACTCCTGCTTATAAAAGAGTTCCTGTTTTTGTTTATAAATAA
- the psb32 gene encoding photosystem II repair protein Psb32, whose product MNKIKYIFACFCLSLLLLFNVGINTAFATGVYDLPVINAGEDVWVYDDADAISRATEGKLTSMLQDLAQDTGNEVRMVVINRLDYGQTIDSLATELFQTWYPNPESAKNQTLVVVDTLSNKGAIASGDGVSNLLTPEISESLVKETLPYSLKDLQYNQALISAGDRLVAVLSGQDDPGAPQVEQISIEGTFTTAEETDDRSATIWTIVLLVLATVIPMVTYFWYVGFPGN is encoded by the coding sequence ATGAATAAAATCAAATATATATTTGCCTGTTTTTGTCTTTCCCTTCTATTGCTTTTTAATGTGGGAATCAACACTGCTTTTGCTACGGGGGTATATGATTTACCTGTAATTAATGCAGGGGAAGATGTTTGGGTTTATGATGATGCGGATGCCATTAGTCGAGCTACGGAGGGAAAATTAACCTCTATGTTACAAGATTTGGCTCAAGATACTGGTAATGAAGTACGAATGGTTGTAATTAATCGTCTTGATTATGGTCAAACTATCGACTCTTTAGCGACTGAGCTTTTCCAGACATGGTATCCTAACCCAGAGTCAGCAAAAAATCAAACTTTGGTAGTGGTTGATACTCTTAGTAATAAAGGTGCGATCGCATCTGGAGATGGAGTGAGCAATTTATTAACCCCAGAAATTAGCGAAAGTTTAGTAAAAGAAACCTTGCCTTATTCCCTTAAAGACTTACAGTATAATCAGGCTTTAATTTCTGCAGGCGATCGCCTTGTAGCTGTTTTGTCTGGACAAGATGACCCCGGAGCCCCTCAAGTAGAACAAATCAGCATAGAGGGGACTTTTACCACTGCAGAAGAAACAGATGATCGTAGTGCTACTATTTGGACAATAGTATTGTTAGTCTTAGCAACAGTTATTCCAATGGTGACATATTTCTGGTATGTGGGATTCCCCGGTAATTAA
- a CDS encoding tetratricopeptide repeat protein, whose amino-acid sequence MVALHHQVLESRPDSFRGWFQQAKELKCQGLFLEALYSFDRALQYYQQDYYSWYYRGQILEEINSFLEAINSYKKACEIKNNNYWAWYNQGCIWQEKLENYQESIICFFNALKNKPEDYWSIYHLAKAYYAQKKYLLSLHYLQQALKIRPHDYWSYYWQGVCQQKLHQWQNARYSYQKALEIKPSDYWTLKQLATLAEIQCLYQDAIVFYSQLEEMGEDTEDIYYKLAQYHQILGNKSQALHYQQLITTKSC is encoded by the coding sequence ATGGTTGCCCTTCATCACCAAGTTTTAGAGTCTCGTCCTGATTCTTTTCGGGGTTGGTTTCAACAGGCAAAAGAATTGAAGTGTCAAGGTTTGTTTCTGGAGGCTCTCTATAGCTTCGATCGCGCTTTACAATATTATCAACAGGATTATTATTCTTGGTATTATCGTGGTCAAATTCTTGAGGAAATAAACTCTTTTTTAGAAGCAATAAATAGTTATAAAAAAGCCTGTGAAATTAAAAATAATAATTATTGGGCATGGTATAATCAAGGCTGTATTTGGCAAGAAAAGCTAGAAAACTATCAAGAATCTATTATTTGCTTTTTTAATGCTCTTAAAAATAAACCCGAAGATTATTGGTCAATATATCATTTAGCCAAAGCCTATTACGCTCAAAAAAAATATTTATTATCTCTTCACTACTTACAACAAGCCCTAAAAATTCGCCCCCATGATTATTGGAGTTACTACTGGCAGGGGGTATGCCAACAAAAATTACATCAATGGCAAAACGCAAGGTATAGTTATCAAAAAGCTCTTGAAATTAAGCCCTCCGATTATTGGACTTTAAAACAGTTAGCAACTCTTGCAGAAATTCAGTGTCTCTATCAAGATGCGATCGTATTTTATTCTCAGTTGGAAGAAATGGGAGAGGATACTGAGGATATATACTATAAGTTAGCACAATATCATCAAATACTTGGAAATAAAAGCCAAGCCTTACATTATCAGCAATTAATTACAACTAAATCTTGCTAA
- a CDS encoding DUF6761 family protein, translated as MLTDPFAIRYYQKLTDGMVDLWHRGSRYEELRIYMEGYLACLRQTNVIEGYLIHRLEEEAYRFLRDPSNFELMATQMQPETDYY; from the coding sequence ATGTTAACAGATCCTTTTGCCATCCGATACTATCAAAAATTAACTGATGGAATGGTGGATTTATGGCATAGAGGTAGTCGTTATGAAGAACTACGTATTTATATGGAGGGGTATTTAGCTTGTCTCCGTCAAACTAATGTTATCGAAGGCTACCTCATCCACCGTTTAGAAGAAGAGGCATATCGTTTTCTGCGAGACCCTTCTAATTTTGAACTAATGGCGACTCAAATGCAACCAGAAACAGATTATTACTAA
- a CDS encoding hemolysin family protein encodes MFNLFISVIIVLAGSAFCSLTETVLLSVSDIKVKQWAQSKKSSALVLLQIKKKMSRPIAAIVILNNIFNIVGSIIIGTFTTQALGSKWLGVFSAILTFLIIIFGEIIPKTLGQRYADNIALWLAFPTKFLAFILNPLVWLMEKITEPLTKGKVLPTTNEMEIKLLTNIGSNEGVIEADEAEMINRVFHLNDLSAYDLMTPRIIITYLKGDLTLSECQDIIIKSEHSRILVVQDSIDDVLGIAFKNELLTAVIKGKGSEKIANLAKNVNFVPETIRADHLLKNFQELRQHLMVVIDEYGGVSGVVTLEDVLEVLTGDIVDETDKTVNMREIARRKRERLLISKGIEDFSSFNHVS; translated from the coding sequence ATGTTCAACTTATTCATTTCTGTCATTATTGTTTTAGCTGGTTCTGCTTTTTGCTCTCTAACTGAAACTGTGCTTCTATCTGTTTCTGATATAAAAGTAAAACAGTGGGCTCAGTCAAAAAAGTCTTCCGCCTTGGTTTTGTTACAAATTAAAAAGAAAATGAGTCGCCCTATAGCTGCGATCGTTATTCTCAATAATATCTTTAATATTGTAGGTAGTATCATAATTGGTACTTTCACCACACAGGCTTTAGGCAGTAAATGGTTAGGAGTTTTTTCTGCTATTTTAACTTTTTTAATTATTATATTTGGCGAAATAATCCCCAAGACTCTGGGACAAAGATATGCTGATAATATTGCTTTATGGTTAGCTTTTCCCACTAAATTTTTAGCCTTTATTTTAAATCCTTTAGTATGGTTGATGGAAAAAATAACAGAACCTTTAACTAAGGGTAAAGTATTGCCTACAACCAACGAAATGGAAATTAAGCTATTAACTAATATTGGTAGTAATGAGGGCGTAATTGAGGCAGATGAAGCAGAAATGATTAATAGAGTTTTTCATCTTAATGATTTATCTGCTTATGATTTAATGACTCCTAGAATTATTATTACTTATTTAAAAGGGGATTTAACTTTAAGTGAATGTCAGGATATAATTATTAAGTCTGAACATAGTCGAATTTTAGTCGTTCAAGATTCCATTGATGATGTTTTAGGAATAGCTTTTAAGAATGAATTATTAACCGCAGTTATTAAGGGTAAAGGGTCAGAAAAAATTGCTAATTTAGCCAAAAATGTTAACTTTGTACCTGAAACTATTAGGGCGGATCATTTATTGAAAAATTTTCAGGAATTACGACAACATTTGATGGTAGTAATTGACGAGTATGGAGGCGTTTCTGGAGTAGTAACACTAGAGGATGTATTAGAAGTTCTAACGGGTGATATTGTCGATGAAACAGATAAAACCGTTAATATGAGAGAAATTGCTAGAAGAAAAAGGGAAAGACTCTTAATTTCTAAAGGTATTGAGGATTTTTCTAGTTTTAACCACGTTAGCTAG
- the crtA gene encoding cyanoexosortase A, translated as MNKQINIPRLIMGIIPIIFATINLFLLWKAEDSAQFGLSALFFLGVGSMIWDRRKKLNLQTTLPALFLGAIILLFVLSKSGMGVHITKHADIQRILPFFIGLGCALIASGFQGLKQFKSELIILFFLGIPSFILTWLIDQGIVNIAIFTASTTAFLLSYLGFSVNLQGVYIHLPTGSVEVNTACAGVDLICYMLGLSVLAVEMFPIKKKYNLLIILGAIILAFFVNAIRVGLMAILVAKGNNEAFDYLHEGDGSLVFGMIAVLIFGGFYWLLMNYNDQPKNNIKNNNIASLDNFFEGDSF; from the coding sequence ATGAACAAACAAATTAACATCCCTCGACTGATTATGGGGATTATTCCGATAATATTTGCAACTATAAACCTATTTCTTTTATGGAAAGCAGAAGATTCCGCTCAATTTGGCTTAAGTGCATTATTTTTCCTCGGAGTGGGCTCTATGATTTGGGATCGTCGAAAAAAACTAAACTTACAAACGACTTTACCTGCTTTATTTTTAGGGGCGATAATTTTACTGTTTGTCCTTTCTAAAAGCGGTATGGGGGTACACATTACTAAACACGCAGACATACAAAGAATTTTACCCTTTTTTATCGGATTAGGTTGTGCTTTGATTGCTTCTGGTTTTCAAGGATTAAAACAATTCAAATCCGAGTTAATTATTCTTTTTTTCTTGGGTATTCCATCTTTTATTTTAACTTGGCTGATAGATCAAGGAATAGTTAATATCGCTATTTTTACCGCCTCTACTACTGCTTTTTTACTATCCTATCTTGGATTTTCTGTTAACTTACAAGGAGTATATATTCATTTACCTACTGGTAGCGTTGAAGTTAATACCGCTTGTGCAGGAGTTGACTTAATTTGTTATATGTTAGGTTTGTCGGTTTTAGCTGTAGAAATGTTCCCGATAAAGAAAAAATATAACTTGTTAATTATTTTAGGTGCGATTATTCTTGCATTTTTTGTAAATGCCATTAGAGTAGGATTAATGGCTATTCTCGTGGCAAAAGGTAACAATGAGGCTTTTGATTATTTACATGAAGGGGATGGTTCTTTAGTTTTTGGTATGATTGCTGTATTAATATTTGGTGGTTTTTACTGGTTATTAATGAACTATAATGATCAACCGAAAAACAATATTAAAAATAATAATATTGCCAGTTTAGACAATTTTTTTGAGGGTGACAGTTTTTGA
- the hpnA gene encoding hopanoid-associated sugar epimerase, producing the protein MKGKVFVTGATGFVGANLVILLLQENYQVRALVRKNADLTNVQNLDIELVEGSLNDENLHQKMIGCNYLFHVAALYSLWSKDKELLYQTNVLGTKNVFHAARKAKIQRTIYTSSVAAIGVRKDGILADENYQSPVENLIGNYKKSKYYAEQEAHLAIKSGQDIVIVNPSTPIGAYDLKPTPTGEIIVRFLRGKMPGFVNTGLNFIDVQDVAKGHILALEKGKTGERYILGNQNLTLAEFLEKLAKITNKSAPKIQFPVWFPLAIAYLDEYVLGKLGKNPSVAVEAVKMSSQYMFYDSQKAVKELGLPQTNIDKAIGDAVNWFNFS; encoded by the coding sequence ATGAAAGGAAAAGTTTTTGTTACTGGTGCAACAGGTTTTGTTGGTGCTAATTTAGTAATATTATTGTTGCAAGAAAATTATCAGGTAAGAGCTTTAGTAAGAAAAAATGCAGATTTAACGAATGTTCAGAATTTAGATATTGAATTAGTAGAAGGAAGTTTAAATGACGAAAATCTACATCAAAAAATGATAGGTTGTAATTATTTATTTCATGTTGCCGCTCTCTATTCTCTTTGGTCAAAAGATAAAGAATTGTTATATCAAACTAATGTTTTGGGGACAAAAAATGTTTTTCATGCCGCTCGAAAGGCAAAAATACAACGTACTATTTACACAAGTTCAGTGGCGGCAATTGGAGTCAGAAAAGATGGTATTTTAGCCGATGAAAATTATCAATCTCCTGTAGAAAATTTAATTGGTAATTATAAGAAATCTAAATATTATGCGGAGCAAGAAGCCCATTTAGCCATCAAATCAGGACAAGATATTGTCATAGTAAATCCGAGTACTCCCATTGGTGCTTATGATTTAAAACCGACTCCCACGGGAGAAATTATTGTGAGATTTTTAAGGGGAAAAATGCCGGGTTTTGTAAATACTGGTTTAAATTTTATTGATGTTCAAGATGTAGCAAAAGGACATATTTTAGCTTTAGAAAAAGGTAAAACTGGGGAGCGATATATTTTGGGAAACCAAAACTTAACTTTAGCAGAATTTCTCGAAAAACTAGCAAAAATAACTAATAAATCTGCTCCAAAAATTCAATTTCCTGTGTGGTTTCCTTTAGCTATTGCCTATTTAGATGAGTATGTTTTGGGTAAATTAGGGAAAAATCCCTCCGTGGCAGTAGAAGCGGTAAAAATGTCTAGTCAGTATATGTTTTATGATTCTCAGAAGGCTGTAAAAGAATTAGGTTTACCTCAAACTAATATAGACAAAGCTATTGGAGACGCAGTTAACTGGTTTAATTTTTCCTGA